TTGCCTATTGCCGCCAATTTTTTTGTGCTCTTTATTGGCGCTTCGGTGTATCAATTGCTATTCGCGCAGCTTGCGCTATCGTCATTTGTAGCGATCACTTTGATATTTCCGTGGCTGCGTATTGGCACGCAAGTGATTTCAGCTTGGGCCCAGGCATCCGCAATCAATATTAGCCAGGCATTGGGAAATAATACAACGCAGCATTTAGCGGCATTTGTTTCTGTCTGTATTCGAACGGCGTTGGGGCTGTCCTTGGCCGTGGCTGTGTTGTTCTTTATATTTAGTCAATTTATTCAATTTATTTACCCAAATATTGAACCCGCCACATATGCGGCGCTGTCGGTTATTGCGCCGTTGTATATCTTATTGCCGATTGTGCGTGGCTACAATTCAGTTTCGGCCAACATTTTGCGTGCGCTGGGCGAGAGTAAACGGGTGCTAAAACTGCATTTTGTCACGCAGTGGTTGATCTCGTTACCGGTGTGCGCGGTGTTGATATTGTATTGTGATGTTTCTCTATTTTGGGCATTTGCGATCATGCCAATTGAGGAATTGCTTAAAACCTTTCATTTTTATCGCTACACCAGAATGAAGCTCGACTCTGAATATTAGGTTTTTAAATGTGCTTACAGGAATCTCGTTCGACCAAAGTGCAAGGAACCATAATGCGCTGATTTGCGCTACCGGGATTTTCAAGTTGATGAATCAATAGTTTTGCCGACTCATTTCCGATTTCATAGGGCTTCTGTTTAACCACAGTGATGGGGACTTTAAGTAAATCGGCCATGGGGAGTTCATCAAACCCTAATACTGAGACGTCATCGGGTATGCATATATTGGCTTGGTTAAGCTCGGTAAGGAGCTGGCTGGTTATCGCCAAGTGTTGGGTAAACATCGCAGTCGGCGGGTTGTCCGCTGCCAGTAACTCGGCCGGTGCATTGTCAAAACCGCGATGCCGATGCCAATACTGAATAAGGCTAGAATCGAGCTCTAGCCCATGCGCGTTTAGTGCTGCAACATATCCTTGGAAGCGCTCTTTTCGAGACTTAACCTTAGAAAATTCTTGCGTTAGAAAACAAATCCGCCGATGGCCTAGGCGAATTAAATACTCCGTTGCGTCGTACGCGCCCTGCTTGTAATCCGACAGGATGATGTTGTTTGCATCGTCGTCTCGCTCCAGTTGAAATTGGACCACAGGACAACCTTTTTCAACAATTTCAGCAACTAAGAGACTGTTCATCCCGGATGGAACAATGATAATGCCATCGACACGCAACTGGGTTAACGAAGTAAGTGCGGTGGCCTCTGAGGCTGCATCGAAGTCGGTGTTATAGATAATCAGGTTGTAGCCATTTTTTTTACAATAATCGTCCATCCCCCGGATAGCGCGGCTGGTATAGGAGCCCGCAATGTCGCGTACTATCACACCGATGATTCTTGTTTTATCTGTTTTAAGACTGCGCGCTATCGAGTTTGGCACGTAGTTAAGTTGGCTAATCGCCTGTTCGATGCGTGCCTTGGTGTCCTCTGACATGTAATTAAAGCGACCGTTTAAAAACTGTGAGACAGTGCTTTTTGACACGCCCGCTGCATGCGCAACATCGACTAGCTTTATTTTGTTCACGGCTTTTTTTCTCAGATTGGATGTGGCGGTGTTGAAGTATATCTCGATTGTGCTACTCTAGAATACTAAATCGGTTTAGTAGAACGGTTTACTAAACCTCCACAACGAGTTAGAACAGTGAAGATAGAAGACATAAAAGTGATTGTGTGTAGTCCCGGGCGAAACTTTGTCACGGTGAAGATTGTTGCTGACTCGGGCGTCATCGGAGTCGGCGACGCGACGGTAAATGGTCGTGAAATGGCCGTGGTAGCGTATCTTGAGGAGCATGTTATACCGTGTCTGGTCGGGCGAGACCCGCAGGATATTGAAGATATTTGGCAGTATCTCTACAAAGGAGCGTATTGGCGTAAGGGGCCGATTACGATGGCTGCTATTGCGGGTATTGATATGGCTTTGTGGGATATTAAAGGCAAGTTAGCTAATTTGCCGGTGTATCAGTTGCTTGGTGGCAGGAGTCGAGCAGGTGTTAACCTATATGCTCATGCTGGCGGTTCGGACATTGACGACACCATCGATAAAGCGCAAACATTAGTCGATCAGGGATTTAAAGCGGTTCGCTTACAGTCTGCCGTAGCCGGGCTTAAAACCACCTACGGTGTGGTTGGTGACAAGAAGGACTACTATGAGTTGCAGGGTAATAGGCCGCTGCCTCCAGAAGAGCAATGGTGCACGCAAAAATACTTCAGCATGATCGAGGCGCTGTTTAGCGAGGCTCGACGTCGATTAGGCAGTGGCGTGCACTTACTGCATGACGTTCATAGTCGCTTAACGCCGATAGAGTCGGCTAGGTTGGGCAAGATGTTGGAGCCTTACCATCTGCTATTTTTAGAAGATGCATCGATTGCTGAAAACCAACAAAGCTATGAGCTGATTCGCCAGCATACAACCACACCGCTGGCCATTGGAGAAACGTATAACAGTATTTGGGACTGCAAGGATTTGATTCAAAGTCAGCTAGTCGACTATATACGTGCTGCGGCAACCCACGCCGGTGGTATTACCGCCATGCGTAGAATTGCCGATTTCGCCGGCCTTTATAATGTACGAACAGCACCGCATGGTGCGCCAGATTTATCTCCTATTTGTTTTTCGGCACATCTACACCTCAACACCTGGACTCCTAATTTTGGCATACAAGAATTCGTCGGTTTAGGAAATGAGCAAATCCGAAGCGTATTTCAGCAGGACGTTATGATTAAAGATGGTATGGCGGTTGTCAGCGAGAAACCGGGCTTAGGTGTCGATTTTAACGAACAGGCCGCTCAACAATACCCATACAAACGATCATATCTGCCTGTCAGTCGATTGGAAGATGGGACCGTTTGGAATTGGTAGAACACCGCGTGGTGGCTGGCGAACGGATTGGCTGCTGTGTGAAGACAAAGTAAACCTTTATATTTGGTGTGAAAAATGAACGATAAACTGAAAGTTTTAATACACGGAACCGGCTTTGCAGGGCAAGGTCACGCTGAGGCATTTAGAT
This sequence is a window from Arenicella xantha. Protein-coding genes within it:
- a CDS encoding LacI family DNA-binding transcriptional regulator; this translates as MNKIKLVDVAHAAGVSKSTVSQFLNGRFNYMSEDTKARIEQAISQLNYVPNSIARSLKTDKTRIIGVIVRDIAGSYTSRAIRGMDDYCKKNGYNLIIYNTDFDAASEATALTSLTQLRVDGIIIVPSGMNSLLVAEIVEKGCPVVQFQLERDDDANNIILSDYKQGAYDATEYLIRLGHRRICFLTQEFSKVKSRKERFQGYVAALNAHGLELDSSLIQYWHRHRGFDNAPAELLAADNPPTAMFTQHLAITSQLLTELNQANICIPDDVSVLGFDELPMADLLKVPITVVKQKPYEIGNESAKLLIHQLENPGSANQRIMVPCTLVERDSCKHI
- the manD gene encoding D-mannonate dehydratase ManD; protein product: MKIEDIKVIVCSPGRNFVTVKIVADSGVIGVGDATVNGREMAVVAYLEEHVIPCLVGRDPQDIEDIWQYLYKGAYWRKGPITMAAIAGIDMALWDIKGKLANLPVYQLLGGRSRAGVNLYAHAGGSDIDDTIDKAQTLVDQGFKAVRLQSAVAGLKTTYGVVGDKKDYYELQGNRPLPPEEQWCTQKYFSMIEALFSEARRRLGSGVHLLHDVHSRLTPIESARLGKMLEPYHLLFLEDASIAENQQSYELIRQHTTTPLAIGETYNSIWDCKDLIQSQLVDYIRAAATHAGGITAMRRIADFAGLYNVRTAPHGAPDLSPICFSAHLHLNTWTPNFGIQEFVGLGNEQIRSVFQQDVMIKDGMAVVSEKPGLGVDFNEQAAQQYPYKRSYLPVSRLEDGTVWNW